CTGGACTAAAGCTGGTAACTGGATTGCCGTTAGGATCAGTAAGACTGATCGGGAAGCTGGCACTATCGCCCTCGATTACATCGCCAACGGTGTCAGCAATGGAGACGGTGATGGTGTCTTCAGGACCGGGAACCGTTTCATCAACAATGTTCATATCAGCAGTTGCTTGACCGACCACGATGGCCTCGAAGCCGCCGCCAACTGGATTACTAATGGTGATGCCAACCAGCTCACTGCCCTCAGCAATAAAGTCGTCAATGGTATTGAGAACCAAATCAACACTACTACTACCTGTCGGAATGGTTACTTGTACCACCCCAGTGAAGTCGACGCCGTTCGCCGCAATGCCACTATAAGTGACATCTACAGTAACTGGACTAAAGCTGGTAACTGGATTGCCGTTAGGATCAGTAAGACTAATCGGGAAGCTGGCACTATCGCCCTCGATTACATCGCCAACGGTGTCAGCAATAGAGACGGTGATAGTGTCCTCAGGACCGAGCTCTACTTCATCAACGATATTCATATCGGCAGTTGCATTGCCTAAGACGATAGCTTCAAAGCCGCCGCCGACTGGGTTACTAATGGTAATACCAACCAGCTCACTGCCCTCAGCGATAAAGTCATCGATAGTCGCTAAGGTTAAGTTTGCACTGCTACTACCCGCTGGGATGGTGACGGTGGCGAC
The Psychrobacter jeotgali genome window above contains:
- a CDS encoding immunoglobulin-like domain-containing protein, whose protein sequence is LDETTLVTVDGVTGTGTIVDEVEPGPEDTITVSIADNVGDVSEGDSGVFPISLTDSNGNPVNAITNVVVDVTYSGIAIDGTDFTGVATVTIPAGSSSANLTLATIDDFIAEGSELVGITISNPVGGGFEAIVLGNATADMNIVDEVELGPEDTITVSIADTVGDVIEGDSASFPISLTDPNGNPVTSFSPVTVDVTYSGIAANGVDFTGVVQVTIPTGSSSVDLVLNTIDDFIAEGSELVGITISNPVGGGFEAIVVGQATADMNIVDETVPGPEDTITVSIADTVGDVIEGDSASFPISLTDPNGNPVTSFSPVTVDVTYSGIAANGVDFTGVVQVTIPTGSSSVDLVL